In a single window of the Ignavibacteria bacterium genome:
- a CDS encoding VOC family protein, with translation MSVKPIPDGFSNVIPFLVCKDTDKVIDFCKKVFGAKESHISRDDKGIIMHATIHIRDNAIMLSEGSERYPAQPAMLYIYTDNCDEYYKRAIDAGGVSLREPTDEFYGDRSCGIADSSGNQWWIATHTEDVSDEELIKRQQQMKH, from the coding sequence ATGAGCGTAAAACCAATACCTGACGGCTTTTCAAACGTTATACCGTTTCTTGTCTGCAAAGATACCGATAAAGTGATCGATTTCTGCAAGAAGGTATTTGGCGCAAAAGAATCACACATTTCACGTGATGATAAAGGCATTATAATGCATGCAACTATTCATATTCGCGATAATGCGATTATGTTAAGCGAAGGCAGCGAACGCTACCCCGCTCAGCCGGCAATGCTGTATATTTATACCGATAACTGCGATGAATATTACAAACGCGCTATAGATGCAGGCGGAGTGTCACTTCGTGAACCCACCGATGAATTCTACGGTGACAGGTCCTGCGGCATAGCAGATTCTTCAGGCAATCAGTGGTGGATAGCCACACACACAGAAGATGTTTCAGATGAAGAGCTTATCAAGCGGCAGCAGCAGATGAAACACTGA
- a CDS encoding M48 family metalloprotease encodes MNFLKNELKHKGFYPFVFLFSLLIASAVFQSCEQSNIFSDKDDVELGEQFDKEIKANPKEFPMLQGHQEVKDYVTSMGKEILNSPKIKKRNIYPYQFQVIDDTIINAFCTPGGYVYIYTGLMKFLDNESGLAGVVGHEIAHAERRHVTQRLTAYYGVSMLLSFILGGNPSLLAEIAANLFVGLAFLKNSRDDETEADYYSIQYLKSTKWYPGGITFFFDKIKEEQRKKGTTPGDLDRLLSTHPLPNDRITFVNKELGKMNPKPDPTKGLYTDEYQAMKQKLPSR; translated from the coding sequence ATGAATTTTCTGAAAAATGAGCTGAAACATAAAGGATTCTACCCGTTCGTATTCCTTTTTTCGCTGCTTATAGCATCCGCTGTTTTCCAAAGCTGCGAACAGTCAAACATTTTTTCAGATAAAGATGATGTTGAGCTTGGCGAACAGTTCGATAAGGAAATAAAAGCCAACCCAAAAGAATTCCCGATGCTGCAGGGACACCAGGAAGTTAAGGATTATGTAACTTCAATGGGCAAGGAAATCCTGAACTCACCAAAGATCAAAAAAAGAAATATTTACCCGTACCAGTTCCAGGTCATAGATGATACAATTATCAACGCATTCTGCACACCGGGCGGATATGTTTACATATATACAGGATTAATGAAATTCCTTGATAATGAATCAGGCTTAGCCGGTGTTGTAGGCCATGAAATAGCGCATGCTGAGCGCAGGCACGTAACACAGCGCTTAACTGCTTACTACGGTGTAAGCATGCTTCTCAGCTTTATTCTTGGCGGAAATCCAAGCCTGCTTGCTGAAATTGCAGCGAATTTATTCGTAGGACTGGCATTCCTTAAAAATTCACGTGATGATGAAACTGAAGCAGATTATTACTCGATCCAATATTTAAAATCCACCAAATGGTACCCGGGCGGAATTACATTCTTCTTTGATAAGATCAAGGAAGAACAGCGTAAAAAAGGAACTACACCCGGTGATCTTGACAGGCTGCTATCCACACATCCCCTGCCTAATGACAGGATCACTTTTGTGAATAAGGAACTCGGCAAAATGAATCCAAAGCCTGACCCGACCAAGGGTCTGTATACAGATGAATACCAGGCTATGAAACAAAAGCTGCCCTCACGCTAA
- a CDS encoding tetratricopeptide repeat protein: protein MDGNYEEAIRNYKLSIEFFPTAEAHTFLGWAYSFLGDLDRAIEECKVAIEIDPDYGNPYNDIGSYLIQQAQYDEAITWLEMALKAKRYDSFHYAHLNLGRAYELKGLWFEALEEYKTAMGMSPKYELAKKLYYTLQGKLN from the coding sequence ATGGATGGCAATTATGAAGAGGCTATAAGAAACTATAAACTTTCTATTGAGTTCTTTCCAACAGCCGAAGCGCACACATTTTTAGGCTGGGCATATAGTTTTTTAGGTGATCTTGACCGTGCAATAGAAGAATGTAAAGTGGCTATAGAAATTGACCCTGACTATGGAAATCCTTATAATGATATAGGTTCATACCTCATACAGCAGGCGCAGTATGATGAAGCCATTACATGGCTTGAAATGGCGCTGAAGGCTAAAAGGTATGATTCATTCCATTATGCACACCTGAATCTTGGCAGAGCATATGAATTAAAAGGCTTATGGTTTGAAGCGCTTGAAGAATATAAAACAGCTATGGGAATGTCTCCCAAATATGAGCTTGCCAAAAAGCTTTACTATACATTACAGGGTAAATTAAACTAA
- a CDS encoding purine-nucleoside phosphorylase, whose product MIKNSNISLGLILGSGIELDENIITSKKVLFEDNSGVHHKVIYSGCVSGKEILVFKGRKHFYEGWSLEEITANIKTATDYGVKNIFVTNAAGGLNDNFRAGDLMLINSHINFIEKLKFGTLFVNRNFYNTELKNKFINACKQAAVKLHEGTYGCYTGPTYETKAEIRMQKKIKLDAAGMSTVPEVICANDSGINILAVSVITNLLKENLTEAASHEEVLLTAASASISLNKVLPLFINQLN is encoded by the coding sequence TTGATAAAAAATAGCAATATATCACTTGGATTAATACTGGGCTCAGGCATTGAGCTCGATGAAAATATTATTACCAGCAAAAAAGTGCTGTTTGAAGATAATAGTGGTGTTCACCACAAGGTGATTTACAGCGGCTGTGTTTCGGGGAAAGAAATACTGGTTTTTAAGGGCAGGAAACACTTTTATGAAGGCTGGAGCCTGGAAGAAATTACGGCAAATATAAAAACTGCAACTGATTACGGAGTAAAAAATATTTTTGTTACAAATGCAGCAGGGGGTTTGAATGATAACTTCAGGGCAGGTGATCTTATGCTGATAAATTCACACATTAATTTCATAGAAAAACTGAAATTCGGCACTCTTTTTGTTAACCGGAATTTTTACAACACAGAGCTTAAGAATAAATTCATAAATGCCTGTAAACAGGCTGCAGTAAAGCTGCATGAAGGGACTTACGGCTGCTATACTGGTCCTACTTATGAGACTAAAGCCGAAATAAGAATGCAGAAAAAAATAAAGCTTGATGCTGCAGGAATGTCAACCGTTCCGGAGGTCATTTGCGCAAATGATAGCGGAATTAATATTCTTGCCGTTTCCGTTATCACCAACCTGTTAAAAGAAAATTTAACCGAAGCGGCTTCTCACGAAGAAGTACTTCTTACCGCTGCATCTGCATCAATAAGCCTTAATAAAGTACTTCCTTTATTCATAAATCAATTGAATTAA
- a CDS encoding DUF1572 family protein, translating to MENLQKEFLESSVYYFWQNCSRIEKCFSELSEEEIWEHPNGSTNSIANLTLHLCGNITQYIISTLGNNKDLRDRDGEFSADKNFTKAELLHKLKEVTKNAAAVAEGLSREQLLAQYSVQGFQKSGVAIVVHVTEHYSYHTGQIVLHTKILKDIDTGFYKGIDLNKKNT from the coding sequence ATGGAAAATTTACAAAAAGAATTTCTGGAAAGCTCTGTGTATTACTTTTGGCAGAACTGTTCAAGAATAGAAAAGTGCTTCTCTGAACTAAGCGAAGAGGAGATCTGGGAACACCCTAACGGCTCAACTAACAGTATTGCTAACCTTACCCTTCACCTTTGCGGGAATATAACACAATATATAATTTCAACGCTTGGAAATAACAAAGACCTTCGCGACCGCGATGGTGAATTTTCTGCTGATAAAAATTTCACTAAAGCAGAGCTGCTTCATAAACTGAAAGAAGTCACCAAAAACGCTGCTGCCGTGGCAGAAGGCTTGAGCCGCGAACAGCTTTTAGCCCAATACAGTGTGCAGGGCTTTCAAAAAAGCGGGGTTGCGATTGTAGTTCATGTTACCGAACATTACTCCTACCACACAGGACAAATTGTATTACATACCAAGATACTGAAAGATATTGATAC